In Modestobacter versicolor, a single genomic region encodes these proteins:
- a CDS encoding HNH endonuclease signature motif containing protein: MSELRSVLDALAGDDLGELADGEVLERVALLVAVVNQATAELTRTVRHADVRQAAEHDGLKSMRSWLIGHARLAPAEASQVVRSGRALEQFPALAAGFADGGVTADQVDVVARTVGPGEVARAEQQGIDLAPFDQAWTAIAVEAPHDVLKTAVQAFAAALDPDGPEPDPTEGRRLSIARHADGSVTGRFDLDAVGGEKVQAAIESIVQASRPKGDARTRGQQNADALVQLCDNQLAAGTLPTLRTVKPHVVVTIDADDLADTSTTGPGAAATGFGARISAARARWLACDGTVSRIVMGPDGLPLDVGRTHRVVPAHIRRAVEQRDGHCVFTGCTAPTHWCDVHHLVHWLHGGDTSLHNSALLCERHHTKVHHGFRIERDPGGRWRTWRPDGTEILIGPPL; the protein is encoded by the coding sequence GTGAGCGAGCTGCGGTCGGTCCTGGACGCGCTGGCCGGCGACGACCTGGGCGAGCTGGCGGACGGTGAGGTGCTCGAGCGGGTTGCGTTGCTGGTGGCGGTCGTGAACCAAGCGACTGCAGAACTGACCCGCACGGTGCGGCATGCCGATGTCCGCCAGGCGGCCGAGCACGACGGACTCAAGAGCATGCGGTCGTGGCTGATCGGGCACGCCCGGCTGGCGCCGGCGGAGGCGTCCCAGGTGGTGCGGTCAGGGCGGGCGCTGGAGCAATTCCCGGCACTGGCGGCCGGGTTCGCCGACGGCGGGGTCACCGCCGATCAGGTGGACGTCGTCGCACGCACGGTCGGCCCGGGCGAGGTCGCGCGGGCCGAACAGCAGGGCATCGACCTGGCGCCGTTCGACCAGGCGTGGACCGCGATCGCGGTCGAGGCACCGCACGACGTGCTGAAGACCGCGGTGCAGGCCTTCGCGGCCGCCCTCGACCCCGACGGTCCCGAACCGGACCCGACCGAGGGCCGGCGGTTGTCGATCGCCCGGCACGCCGACGGGTCGGTGACCGGCCGGTTCGACCTGGACGCGGTCGGTGGAGAGAAGGTCCAGGCGGCGATCGAGTCGATCGTGCAGGCCTCCCGCCCGAAGGGTGACGCCCGGACCCGCGGCCAGCAGAACGCCGACGCCCTCGTCCAGCTGTGCGACAACCAACTGGCCGCCGGCACCCTGCCGACGCTGCGGACGGTGAAGCCGCACGTGGTGGTCACCATCGACGCCGACGACCTCGCCGACACCTCCACCACCGGCCCCGGTGCGGCCGCGACCGGGTTCGGGGCACGCATCTCTGCCGCCCGCGCCCGCTGGCTGGCCTGCGACGGCACCGTCTCCCGGATCGTGATGGGCCCCGACGGGCTCCCACTCGACGTCGGCCGCACCCACCGGGTGGTGCCCGCACACATCCGGCGGGCGGTCGAGCAGCGCGACGGGCACTGCGTGTTCACCGGCTGCACCGCCCCCACGCACTGGTGCGACGTCCACCACCTCGTGCACTGGCTGCACGGCGGCGACACCTCGCTGCACAACTCAGCGCTGCTCTGCGAGCGCCACCACACCAAGGTCCACCACGGGTTCCGCATCGAACGAGATCCCGGCGGGCGGTGGCGCACCTGGCGGCCCGACGGCACCGAGATCCTGATCGGCCCACCGCTCTAG
- a CDS encoding ABC transporter permease, with amino-acid sequence MTALHPSPAEPGLADRARWAVADALAVAGRDVAHWRRQPAAVLVGALFPVLLLLMFTYLLGGGMVVPGGGDYRDFLVPGMLALSMVFGVEATMTAVVTDTARGITDRFRSLPMAPSAVVAGRCLADMAASLVGLLVLMAAALAIGWRPAGVGSSLAAVGLLLLLRLAFLWIGIHLGLLARDPSMVVAVQILVWPFAFLSNAFVAASSMPGWLSSVAEWNPVAGTVTAVRELFGSPVGTGGGWATEHATLLAVGWPVVLTVVFATLSVRRFQALSR; translated from the coding sequence ATGACCGCGCTGCACCCGTCGCCGGCCGAGCCGGGCCTCGCCGACCGCGCGAGGTGGGCGGTCGCGGACGCGCTCGCGGTGGCCGGCCGGGACGTCGCCCACTGGCGCCGGCAGCCGGCCGCCGTCCTGGTGGGTGCGCTGTTCCCGGTGCTCCTGCTGCTGATGTTCACCTACCTGCTGGGTGGCGGGATGGTGGTGCCCGGCGGCGGCGACTACCGCGACTTCCTGGTGCCCGGGATGCTCGCGCTGTCGATGGTCTTCGGGGTGGAGGCGACGATGACCGCGGTCGTCACCGACACCGCCCGCGGCATCACCGACCGGTTCCGGTCGCTGCCGATGGCGCCCTCGGCGGTGGTCGCCGGCCGCTGCCTGGCCGACATGGCCGCCTCGCTCGTCGGGCTGCTGGTGCTCATGGCGGCGGCGCTGGCCATCGGCTGGCGACCGGCCGGCGTGGGCTCGTCGCTGGCCGCCGTCGGGCTGCTCCTCCTGCTCCGGCTCGCGTTCCTCTGGATCGGCATCCACCTCGGCCTGCTGGCCCGGGACCCGTCGATGGTGGTGGCCGTGCAGATCCTGGTGTGGCCGTTCGCCTTCCTCTCCAACGCCTTCGTCGCCGCCTCGTCCATGCCGGGCTGGCTGTCGTCGGTGGCGGAGTGGAACCCGGTGGCGGGCACGGTGACCGCGGTGCGCGAGCTGTTCGGCTCGCCGGTCGGCACCGGGGGCGGCTGGGCGACCGAGCACGCGACGCTGCTCGCCGTCGGCTGGCCGGTCGTGCTCACGGTGGTGTTCGCGACGCTGAGCGTCCGCCGGTTCCAGGCGCTGTCCCGGTGA
- a CDS encoding methylated-DNA--[protein]-cysteine S-methyltransferase: MSTAPARFTTVDTPPGPFTVVVTAGPDGEDVVLASGWTDDVSELLPVVHRALRPTWVERAEDLAVLEVVAAFHDGDVTAIDAVPVRQRSGPFLTDAWDVLRTVPAGQPDTYAAFAARCGRPSAVRAAAAACARNAAALFVPCHRVLATGGGMGGFRWGTPVKRWLLDHEAEHAPVAA, encoded by the coding sequence ATGAGCACCGCCCCCGCCCGGTTCACCACCGTCGACACCCCGCCCGGCCCGTTCACCGTCGTCGTCACCGCCGGACCGGACGGCGAGGACGTCGTGCTCGCCAGCGGCTGGACCGACGACGTCAGCGAGCTGCTGCCCGTCGTGCACCGCGCGCTGCGACCCACCTGGGTGGAGCGCGCCGAGGACCTCGCCGTGCTGGAGGTGGTGGCCGCCTTCCACGACGGGGACGTCACCGCCATCGACGCGGTGCCGGTGCGGCAGCGGTCCGGCCCCTTCCTCACCGACGCCTGGGACGTGCTGCGCACCGTGCCGGCCGGGCAGCCGGACACGTACGCGGCGTTCGCGGCCCGCTGCGGCCGGCCCTCCGCCGTCCGCGCCGCGGCCGCGGCCTGCGCGCGCAACGCGGCGGCGCTGTTCGTGCCCTGCCACCGGGTGCTGGCCACCGGCGGCGGCATGGGCGGGTTCCGCTGGGGCACGCCGGTGAAGCGCTGGCTGCTCGACCACGAGGCCGAGCACGCCCCCGTCGCCGCCTGA
- a CDS encoding ATP-binding cassette domain-containing protein: MASAISVVGLTKRYGGKVVLDDVDLQVASGTTCALLGPNGAGKTTAVRIMTTLVRPDGGRVEVAGVDVRRDPRAVRRRIGLVGQHPAVDDVLGARQNLVLFARLHHLDRRAARARAEALLAQVGLTGTGDEPVRDFSGGMRRRLDIAAGLVLAPQVLFLDEPTTGLDPAGRRDVWDAVRALVAGGTTVLLTTQHLEEAEQLADDVCVLDGGRVVARGTPGELTAAIGGDRLELVVVDPARAAEAVRLAERVAGPGAGPAQPGGGERVVVPVARRHGVVGAVVRALDDAGIAVDDVVLRPTTLDEAYLRITGRPGERAEVPA; the protein is encoded by the coding sequence GTGGCGAGTGCGATCTCGGTGGTGGGGCTCACCAAGAGGTACGGGGGGAAGGTGGTGCTGGACGACGTCGACCTGCAGGTGGCGAGCGGGACGACGTGCGCGCTGCTCGGCCCGAACGGGGCGGGGAAGACGACGGCGGTGCGGATCATGACCACGCTGGTCCGGCCCGACGGCGGCCGCGTCGAGGTGGCCGGGGTCGACGTGCGGCGGGACCCGCGGGCGGTCCGGCGGCGGATCGGCCTGGTCGGCCAGCACCCGGCGGTCGACGACGTGCTGGGCGCGCGGCAGAACCTGGTGCTGTTCGCCCGGTTGCACCACCTCGACCGGCGGGCCGCCCGCGCCCGGGCCGAGGCGCTGCTGGCCCAGGTCGGCCTGACCGGCACCGGCGACGAGCCCGTGCGGGACTTCTCCGGCGGGATGCGGCGGCGGCTGGACATCGCCGCCGGGCTGGTGCTCGCGCCGCAGGTGCTCTTCCTCGACGAGCCGACGACCGGGCTGGACCCGGCCGGGCGCCGGGACGTCTGGGACGCCGTCCGCGCGCTGGTGGCCGGTGGCACCACGGTGCTGCTCACCACCCAGCACCTGGAGGAGGCCGAGCAGCTGGCCGACGACGTCTGCGTCCTGGACGGCGGACGGGTGGTGGCCCGGGGGACGCCGGGCGAGCTGACGGCGGCGATCGGCGGGGACCGGCTGGAGCTCGTGGTGGTCGACCCCGCCCGGGCGGCGGAGGCGGTGCGGCTGGCCGAGCGGGTCGCGGGTCCGGGGGCCGGGCCGGCGCAGCCAGGTGGCGGGGAGCGCGTGGTGGTGCCCGTCGCCCGGCGGCACGGGGTGGTGGGCGCCGTGGTGCGGGCGCTCGACGATGCGGGGATCGCCGTGGACGACGTCGTCCTCCGGCCCACCACGCTGGACGAGGCCTACCTGCGGATCACCGGCCGGCCCGGCGAGCGCGCGGAGGTGCCGGCATGA
- a CDS encoding response regulator, with amino-acid sequence MTRVLVVDDHPVVRGGLVGWLAAQPDIDVVAEAADGLEALAAVAEHSPDVVLMDLRMPRMDGVTATGRIAAAHPGVRVLVLTTYDTDADIVRAVEAGATGYLLKDTPLPQLADAVRAAARGETVLAPPVAARLVSRMRAPAVEAPTARELQVLGGVARGLTNAEIGRELFIGEATVKTHLLRVFAKLGVDDRTRAVLVAVERGLLPGPGSAG; translated from the coding sequence ATGACCCGGGTGCTCGTGGTGGACGACCACCCGGTGGTGCGCGGTGGGCTGGTCGGCTGGCTGGCCGCCCAGCCGGACATCGACGTCGTCGCGGAGGCCGCCGACGGGCTCGAGGCGCTGGCGGCGGTGGCCGAGCACTCGCCGGACGTCGTCCTGATGGACCTGCGGATGCCCCGGATGGACGGCGTGACGGCGACCGGCCGGATCGCTGCCGCACACCCCGGCGTCCGGGTGCTGGTGCTGACCACCTACGACACGGACGCCGACATCGTGCGGGCCGTGGAGGCCGGCGCGACCGGCTACCTGCTGAAGGACACCCCGCTGCCGCAGCTGGCCGACGCGGTGCGGGCCGCCGCGCGCGGGGAGACCGTGCTCGCGCCCCCGGTCGCGGCGCGGCTGGTGTCCCGGATGCGGGCGCCGGCGGTGGAGGCGCCGACGGCGCGCGAGCTGCAGGTGCTCGGCGGGGTGGCGCGCGGGCTGACCAACGCCGAGATCGGCCGGGAGCTGTTCATCGGCGAGGCGACGGTGAAGACCCACCTGCTGCGGGTGTTCGCCAAGCTCGGCGTCGACGACCGGACCCGCGCGGTGCTGGTGGCGGTCGAACGCGGGCTTCTCCCCGGCCCGGGCTCCGCCGGCTGA
- a CDS encoding ABC transporter permease, which produces MTAVGTSRPAPPSAARIALARVALELRLFARERQQVVFSFAYPVVMMVVFGSVLGGDVLPGGVPFPQYFLAGIAATGIMLSSFQAVGTAIAAEREAGQLERLQLLGTPPAAYFAGKAGQVLVTTAVQLAVLLPVARYGYDVPLPVDLGHWLTFLWVAVLGALAGTVLGIGVSALPGSASSVTTSVSAFAIVLQFFSGVFFAFPELPGWMQQLAALFPLKWLTQGMRSAFLPEEAGAFEVAGGWEHGRTAVVLVAWVIIGLVICARTFRWRRADG; this is translated from the coding sequence ATGACCGCCGTCGGAACCTCCCGCCCCGCCCCGCCGTCGGCCGCGCGCATCGCGCTGGCCAGGGTGGCGCTGGAGCTGCGCCTGTTCGCCCGCGAGCGGCAGCAGGTGGTGTTCTCCTTCGCCTACCCGGTCGTGATGATGGTCGTGTTCGGCTCGGTGCTCGGCGGTGACGTGCTGCCCGGCGGGGTGCCGTTCCCTCAGTACTTCCTGGCCGGCATCGCCGCCACCGGCATCATGCTCAGCAGCTTCCAGGCCGTCGGGACGGCGATCGCCGCCGAGCGGGAGGCCGGTCAGCTGGAGCGGCTGCAGCTGCTGGGCACCCCGCCGGCCGCCTACTTCGCCGGCAAGGCCGGCCAGGTGCTGGTGACCACGGCCGTGCAGCTGGCGGTGCTGCTGCCGGTGGCCCGCTACGGGTACGACGTGCCGCTGCCGGTCGACCTCGGCCACTGGCTGACCTTCCTCTGGGTCGCCGTGCTCGGTGCGCTGGCCGGCACCGTGCTGGGCATCGGCGTCTCGGCGCTGCCCGGCAGTGCGAGCTCGGTGACCACCTCGGTCTCGGCGTTCGCGATCGTGCTGCAGTTCTTCTCCGGGGTGTTCTTCGCCTTCCCGGAGCTGCCCGGCTGGATGCAGCAGCTGGCCGCGCTCTTCCCGCTCAAGTGGCTGACCCAGGGGATGCGGTCGGCGTTCCTGCCCGAGGAGGCGGGCGCGTTCGAGGTGGCCGGCGGGTGGGAGCACGGCAGGACTGCCGTGGTGCTGGTCGCATGGGTGATCATCGGCCTCGTGATCTGCGCACGCACGTTCCGCTGGCGCCGGGCCGACGGGTGA
- a CDS encoding ABC transporter ATP-binding protein — protein sequence MTSTQLAPPDAGTDRDAPAVHVRGLRKSYGGRAVLDGLDLEVRRGECFALLGPNGAGKTTTIEVLEGVRRRDAGSVLVLDEDPATAGRGWRGRIGVVSQGEGAAQALTVREALDHFAAYTATPRPTDELLAAVGLEEMASTRVGRLSGGQRRRLAVALGVQGNPELVFLDEPTTGMDPVARRQFWQLVRDLRAGGTTVLLTTHYLDEAAELADRVGVIAGGRLVEVAPPAELGAALRREATVRWREDGGWREVRTAAPAGVLRDLLAATPHDEVPGLTVTRPGLEDVYLALVGATPGGELR from the coding sequence ATGACATCGACACAGCTGGCCCCGCCGGACGCCGGCACCGACCGGGACGCCCCGGCGGTGCACGTCCGCGGTCTGCGGAAGAGCTACGGGGGGCGGGCCGTCCTCGACGGGCTCGACCTCGAGGTGCGCCGGGGGGAGTGCTTCGCGCTGCTCGGCCCCAACGGCGCGGGCAAGACGACGACGATCGAGGTGCTCGAGGGCGTCCGCCGCCGCGACGCCGGGTCGGTGCTCGTGCTCGACGAGGACCCGGCGACGGCGGGGCGCGGCTGGCGCGGCCGGATCGGCGTCGTCAGCCAGGGCGAGGGCGCTGCCCAGGCGCTGACGGTGCGCGAGGCGCTGGACCACTTCGCCGCCTACACCGCCACGCCCCGGCCCACCGACGAGCTGCTGGCGGCCGTGGGGCTGGAGGAGATGGCGAGCACCCGGGTCGGCCGGCTGTCCGGCGGGCAGCGCCGCCGGCTGGCCGTCGCCCTGGGCGTGCAGGGCAACCCGGAGCTGGTCTTCCTCGACGAGCCGACGACCGGGATGGACCCGGTCGCCCGCCGCCAGTTCTGGCAGCTGGTGCGGGACCTTCGCGCCGGCGGGACGACGGTGCTGCTCACCACCCACTACCTCGACGAGGCCGCCGAGCTGGCCGACCGGGTCGGCGTCATCGCCGGTGGCCGGTTGGTCGAGGTGGCCCCGCCGGCCGAGCTCGGCGCGGCGCTGCGCCGGGAGGCCACCGTCCGCTGGCGCGAGGACGGCGGGTGGCGCGAGGTGCGCACCGCCGCCCCGGCCGGCGTGCTGCGCGACCTGCTCGCGGCCACACCGCACGACGAGGTGCCCGGCCTGACCGTCACCCGCCCCGGCCTGGAGGACGTCTACCTCGCCCTCGTCGGCGCCACCCCTGGAGGAGAGCTGCGATGA
- a CDS encoding AlkA N-terminal domain-containing protein, translated as MTQTLERGRLDAEHCYRAVASRDPRFDGWFVTAVHSTGIYCRPSCPARTPLQRNVSFHTTAASAQSAGFRACRRCRPDAVPGSPEWDVRADVVARAMRLIADGEVERAGVGGLASRLGYSERQLHRLLTAELGVGPLALARAQRAQTARLLIETTRLPMADVAFAAGFASIRQFNETVQSVFATTPSALRPATPRSDGGTPGWLTLRLAARAPFAADEVLLFLGAHATPGLEEWDGTTFSRVLDLPHGPAVVRLSPSPDGGAAVTARLRLTELRDLGVAVTRCRRLLDLDADPAAVDAVLGADPALAALVAGAPGRRVPTAPDADELAVRAVLGQQVSVAGARTLTARVVAAAGRPLAEPVGTLTHAFPRPEALADADLTAVGLTGARRRTVHTLAAALADGSVALGPGADRDDARRQLLALPGIGPWTAALVGLRGLADPDVWLPGDLALRKSLAALGSSDTDAAARWRPWRSYAVMHLWALAVPSLFTRGPLHDRSTP; from the coding sequence ATGACGCAGACGCTGGAGCGCGGCCGGCTCGACGCGGAGCACTGCTACCGCGCCGTGGCCAGCAGGGACCCGCGCTTCGACGGGTGGTTCGTCACCGCCGTGCACAGCACCGGCATCTACTGCCGGCCCTCCTGCCCGGCGCGCACCCCGCTGCAGCGCAACGTCTCCTTCCACACCACCGCGGCCTCGGCGCAGTCGGCCGGCTTCCGCGCCTGCCGCCGCTGCCGCCCCGACGCCGTCCCCGGTTCCCCCGAGTGGGACGTGCGGGCCGACGTGGTCGCCCGGGCGATGCGGCTGATCGCCGACGGCGAGGTCGAGCGCGCCGGGGTCGGCGGGCTGGCCTCCCGGCTGGGCTACTCCGAGCGCCAGCTGCACCGGCTGCTCACCGCCGAGCTCGGCGTCGGCCCGCTCGCGCTGGCCCGGGCGCAGCGGGCGCAGACCGCCCGGCTGCTGATCGAGACGACGCGGCTGCCGATGGCCGACGTCGCCTTCGCGGCCGGCTTCGCCAGCATCCGGCAGTTCAACGAGACGGTGCAGTCGGTCTTCGCGACGACGCCGTCGGCGCTCCGGCCGGCCACCCCGCGCAGCGACGGCGGCACCCCGGGCTGGCTCACCCTCCGGCTCGCCGCCCGGGCGCCCTTCGCCGCCGACGAGGTGCTGCTGTTCCTCGGCGCGCACGCCACCCCCGGCCTGGAGGAGTGGGACGGGACGACGTTCTCCCGGGTGCTGGACCTCCCGCACGGCCCGGCCGTCGTCCGGCTCTCCCCCTCCCCCGACGGCGGGGCGGCGGTGACCGCGCGGCTGCGGCTGACCGAGCTGCGCGACCTGGGCGTGGCGGTGACCCGCTGCCGGCGGCTGCTGGACCTCGACGCCGACCCGGCCGCCGTCGACGCGGTGCTCGGCGCGGACCCGGCGCTCGCAGCGCTGGTCGCCGGGGCGCCCGGACGACGGGTGCCGACGGCCCCGGACGCCGACGAGCTGGCGGTGCGCGCCGTGCTCGGCCAGCAGGTCTCGGTCGCCGGCGCCCGCACCCTCACCGCCCGCGTGGTCGCCGCCGCCGGCCGCCCGCTCGCCGAGCCGGTGGGCACGCTGACCCACGCCTTCCCGCGACCCGAGGCGCTGGCCGACGCCGACCTCACCGCCGTCGGGCTGACCGGCGCCCGCCGCCGCACCGTGCACACGCTGGCCGCCGCGCTCGCCGACGGCTCGGTCGCCCTCGGCCCGGGGGCCGACCGGGACGACGCCCGGCGCCAGCTGCTGGCCCTGCCCGGCATCGGGCCCTGGACGGCGGCGCTCGTCGGGCTGCGCGGGCTGGCCGACCCCGACGTCTGGCTGCCCGGCGACCTGGCCCTGCGCAAGAGCCTCGCCGCCCTCGGCAGCTCCGACACCGACGCCGCCGCCCGCTGGCGCCCGTGGCGGTCCTACGCCGTCATGCACCTGTGGGCGCTCGCCGTCCCCTCGCTCTTCACCCGCGGTCCCCTCCACGATCGGAGCACGCCATGA
- a CDS encoding TetR/AcrR family transcriptional regulator gives MATEFTGTGDPARSMALLWRTPPGGGTRPGPRPSLDVDRIVAAAVQLVDAEGLAAVSMRRVATELGVGAMTLYGHVPGKGELVDLMLDSVLAELYPDEAAVTSGSWRDRLTAVARANWDFFVRHPWALHLATGRPPLGPHLMRKYELELRAVDGFGLPEVQMDLLVTLVNGFVRGTVGGVQEKADAERATGITEDQWWAATEPYVARVFDAERFPTAARVGPVAGEELGAGDPARSFEFGLERLLDGIGALIGDPPTR, from the coding sequence ATGGCCACCGAGTTCACCGGCACCGGCGACCCCGCCCGCAGCATGGCGCTGCTGTGGCGCACTCCCCCGGGCGGCGGGACCCGCCCCGGGCCGAGGCCGTCGCTGGACGTCGACCGGATCGTGGCCGCGGCGGTGCAGCTGGTCGACGCGGAGGGGCTGGCCGCGGTGTCGATGCGCCGGGTGGCCACCGAGCTCGGCGTCGGGGCCATGACCCTCTACGGCCACGTGCCGGGCAAGGGCGAGCTGGTCGACCTGATGCTCGACAGCGTCCTGGCCGAGCTCTACCCCGACGAGGCGGCGGTGACCTCGGGCAGCTGGCGGGACCGGCTCACCGCGGTCGCCCGGGCCAACTGGGACTTCTTCGTCCGGCACCCCTGGGCGCTGCACCTGGCCACCGGCCGGCCGCCGCTGGGGCCGCACCTGATGCGCAAGTACGAGCTGGAGCTGCGCGCCGTCGACGGGTTCGGCCTGCCCGAGGTGCAGATGGACCTGCTGGTGACGCTGGTCAACGGGTTCGTGCGCGGCACCGTGGGCGGGGTGCAGGAGAAGGCCGACGCCGAGCGGGCCACCGGCATCACCGAGGACCAGTGGTGGGCGGCGACCGAGCCCTACGTGGCCCGGGTCTTCGACGCCGAGCGCTTCCCGACCGCCGCCCGGGTGGGCCCGGTCGCCGGCGAGGAGCTGGGCGCCGGCGACCCGGCACGGTCGTTCGAGTTCGGGCTCGAGCGGCTGCTCGACGGCATCGGCGCGCTGATCGGCGACCCGCCCACCCGCTGA
- a CDS encoding sensor histidine kinase, producing MRTRSRAAAVASWGGDGGPPLSERGWRTAVVVWHLVVAGMVGTALVRAAVVVDADGGPRALLVGALLALVVGWVALGAPALTSRDPRRATAYLALLVAVIGVVAWIEPSLLFLMFLAYPQVWFIVPSVPAGVVWTVVLAGASTAGPFLAWARGDEPLWGPGETLVGMVFSLAMGLWVHGLLAKSQERADLIQQLEATRAELAEAHHQQGVTAERERWAREVHDTLAQGYTSIVVLAQTATGQLATDPGAAAERVALIEEVARENLAEARAMVAAFAPVALDSATLVEALQRLTERFGRETGLATRLDTAALGVGGSGLTRTEEIVLLRGAQEALANVRRHASASAVVLRVSRVGGVVAVHVEDDGVGFDPATAAGVGLAGLRDRAEQVGGAVDVASAPGRGTRVTVRVPAAKATAEAASQRAPASEERIEAGVEPWHR from the coding sequence GTGAGGACCCGGTCGCGGGCCGCCGCCGTCGCCTCCTGGGGTGGCGACGGCGGCCCGCCGCTGTCCGAGCGCGGCTGGCGGACGGCGGTGGTGGTCTGGCACCTCGTCGTCGCCGGGATGGTCGGGACGGCGCTGGTCCGGGCTGCCGTCGTCGTCGACGCGGACGGCGGCCCCCGGGCCCTGCTGGTGGGTGCCCTGCTGGCGCTGGTGGTGGGCTGGGTCGCGCTGGGTGCGCCGGCGCTGACCAGCCGCGACCCCCGCCGGGCGACGGCCTACCTCGCGCTGCTGGTCGCGGTGATCGGCGTGGTCGCCTGGATCGAGCCGTCGCTGCTGTTCCTGATGTTCCTCGCCTATCCGCAGGTGTGGTTCATCGTCCCGTCGGTGCCGGCGGGCGTGGTGTGGACCGTGGTGCTGGCCGGCGCCAGCACCGCCGGCCCGTTCCTCGCCTGGGCGCGCGGCGACGAACCGCTGTGGGGGCCGGGGGAGACCCTGGTCGGGATGGTGTTCAGCCTGGCGATGGGGCTGTGGGTGCACGGCCTGCTGGCGAAGAGCCAGGAGCGGGCGGACCTGATCCAGCAGCTGGAGGCGACCCGCGCCGAGCTGGCCGAGGCCCACCACCAGCAGGGCGTGACCGCCGAGCGGGAGCGCTGGGCCCGCGAGGTGCACGACACCCTGGCGCAGGGCTACACCAGCATCGTCGTGCTGGCCCAGACGGCGACCGGCCAGCTGGCCACCGATCCGGGCGCCGCCGCCGAGCGCGTCGCGCTGATCGAGGAGGTGGCCCGGGAGAACCTGGCCGAGGCGCGGGCGATGGTGGCGGCGTTCGCCCCGGTCGCGCTGGACTCCGCGACGCTGGTCGAGGCCCTGCAGCGGTTGACCGAGCGGTTCGGCCGGGAGACCGGGCTGGCGACCCGGCTGGACACCGCGGCGCTGGGCGTCGGCGGCAGCGGCCTGACCCGCACCGAGGAGATCGTGCTGCTGCGCGGCGCCCAGGAGGCCCTGGCCAACGTGCGGCGGCACGCGTCGGCGAGCGCGGTGGTGCTGCGGGTGAGCCGGGTGGGGGGCGTCGTCGCGGTGCACGTGGAGGACGACGGGGTGGGCTTCGACCCGGCCACCGCGGCGGGGGTCGGGCTCGCCGGGCTGCGCGACCGGGCCGAGCAGGTCGGCGGGGCGGTCGACGTCGCGTCGGCGCCGGGGCGGGGGACGCGCGTGACGGTCCGGGTGCCGGCCGCGAAGGCGACGGCCGAGGCAGCATCGCAGCGAGCGCCAGCGAGCGAGGAGCGGATCGAGGCCGGAGTCGAGCCGTGGCACCGATGA